In the genome of Cydia splendana chromosome 12, ilCydSple1.2, whole genome shotgun sequence, the window CTTTATTACCCACGTCGCTTAcaagtgtttttgataaatcgtaagtatgtcatgtaagcgcccattattttcaatttaccAATTACATCACCTGAGCGTCGACATGTACATATGTATAcacagaaaacatccatgactcaggaacaaatatttgtgttcagtacaaaaataaatgcccttaccgtggttcgaacccaggaccatcggcttcacaggcagggtcactacccactaggccagaccggtcgtcaaccaAAATTATTGCAATAGGTCTACTACACCCTACTCTCCCTAATCTCTAGTATCTGAGAATTGCATCAGAAATCTTATCTTTGTGCAACGGAGTTTATCTATTTGTTCCGTTTGTTACGCGTATTAATGACCAGTAGCTTGGTAATAATCGAAGTAAGTAGACGTGATGGAATTCTCCGGTAAAGTAGtcctgtacgtctaccaccagttttgacattgacataacgctcacgtctacgtaatttactttctgtacatctcgcttgcactaatatgcgagtacgagcgagatgcatagaaagtaagttacgtagacgtgagcgtatatgctgtcaatgtcaaaactgatggtagacgtactggtgACAGGGGCCAGCTCCGGCATCGGCGCGGCCGCCGCCGTGCTATTCGCGGAGCGAGGCGCGTGCGTCGCGCTCGTGGGCCGCAACCATACCAAACTTGCCGCCGTCGCGCACCAGTGCGAGCAGCACGGAACATATCCGCTCACCATTATAGCGTACGTCGCTGACGACCAACAGGCCAACACCATAGTTCAACAGACCGTTGATAAGTTTGGACAATTAGACGTGCTCATCAACAACGTCGGTATTGCTATACCAGATCCATTACTCGGAAGAGACATGCTACGCATATACGATGCTGTCATGCGGACGAATTTCCGAGCGGCTATCCATCTTACAACACTAGCGGCCCCTCATTTGATAAAATCGAAAGGTAACATCATTAACAATTCCAGCGCTTCGGCTGTACCTGTTCCTAAAGTATTACCTTTCACATCTTACGCCATCTCCAAAGCGGCATTAGACCATTTCACTCGCTGTGATGCCTTGGAACTGGCGCCGGCAGTTAGAGTGAACAGCGTCAGTCCCGGTCCGGTGAATACGGATTGGATTGAAAATGCCGGACTATCAAATGACAGTGACATATGGGATAAGATGAGGGAAAGTACAATTCTTAATAAGGTCGCGGAGGCCGAAGAAATTGCCGAGCTTATGCTGTTTTTGGCAAGTGAGAAAGCGAAGAGCATAACTGGATCTATTTACGTTTGTGATAATGGATTTTTACTGAAAtagtaaatagaaaaaaatattagggttggtgtggtgaaaggTTGAGTTTCATTCGTAGCCAAGTTTGTTTAACCAATTGCTATGCTCGTGGTTTGTGACATGatcgttttt includes:
- the LOC134795753 gene encoding uncharacterized oxidoreductase MT0954-like, which codes for MSKLMVDVLVTGASSGIGAAAAVLFAERGACVALVGRNHTKLAAVAHQCEQHGTYPLTIIAYVADDQQANTIVQQTVDKFGQLDVLINNVGIAIPDPLLGRDMLRIYDAVMRTNFRAAIHLTTLAAPHLIKSKGNIINNSSASAVPVPKVLPFTSYAISKAALDHFTRCDALELAPAVRVNSVSPGPVNTDWIENAGLSNDSDIWDKMRESTILNKVAEAEEIAELMLFLASEKAKSITGSIYVCDNGFLLK